In Cytobacillus oceanisediminis, the following proteins share a genomic window:
- a CDS encoding ABC transporter ATP-binding protein — protein MTTGKRLFRYALHYKKTIIAALLMLTIAVTADLAGPFIAKKMIDDHILGIESVWYQTEGGEDAVEFDGHFYKKEQNLDQGEQKINQARILQAGSQFVFISGDIAFDGERTYKDGKLFIEKSGQTEIYAGKALTGEELMLFYSPEIPKIVQLLAFYFGLLVIAAFFQYGQRFFLQKSANRIIQQMREDVFGQIQRLPISYFDNLPAGKVVARITNDTEAIRELYVTVLATFFTSAIYISGIYIALFILDAKLAAICLILLPILYVWAIVYRKYASKYNHVIRSRVSDINGMVNESIQGMNIIQAFGREKDTQKDFEKLNTEHFTFQNKLLSLNSLTSHNLVGVLRNVVFVAFIWYFGGESLHASSVISLGMLYAFVDYINRLFQPVQGIVNQLANLEQALVAGERVFKLLDEKGIDISDNNISRYKGDVTFDHVHFGYKEKEYVLKDLNFEAKHGETVALVGHTGSGKSSIMNLLFRFYDCQEGKIMIDGMDIKQIPRQELRKHMGIVLQDPFLFTGTIASNVSLDDPEITRDKVEKALRDVGADKIFQHLEKGFDEPVIEKGSTLSSGQRQLISFARALAFDPAILILDEATSSIDTETELIIQEAMDVLKKGRTTFIIAHRLSTIRNADQILVLDRGKIVEKGNHDELMEQKGKYYQMYQLQQGSTLAG, from the coding sequence ATGACCACTGGGAAGCGTTTATTCCGGTATGCACTTCATTATAAAAAAACAATTATTGCGGCACTGCTGATGCTTACGATAGCTGTAACGGCAGATCTGGCTGGGCCTTTCATAGCCAAGAAAATGATTGATGACCATATCCTTGGCATAGAATCTGTCTGGTATCAGACAGAGGGCGGAGAAGATGCTGTAGAATTTGATGGACATTTTTACAAAAAAGAGCAAAACCTTGATCAGGGTGAGCAGAAAATAAATCAGGCCCGCATTCTGCAGGCAGGAAGCCAATTCGTCTTTATCAGCGGTGACATTGCATTTGATGGAGAGCGAACCTATAAAGATGGCAAACTGTTTATTGAAAAAAGCGGCCAAACCGAAATATATGCTGGGAAGGCATTGACTGGTGAAGAATTGATGCTCTTTTATTCACCTGAGATTCCTAAGATCGTTCAGCTTTTGGCCTTTTACTTTGGATTGCTGGTTATCGCTGCATTTTTTCAGTACGGCCAGCGGTTTTTTCTGCAAAAGTCGGCAAATAGGATCATTCAGCAAATGAGAGAGGATGTCTTCGGGCAGATTCAAAGACTGCCAATCAGTTACTTTGACAATCTGCCGGCAGGCAAGGTGGTTGCCCGTATAACTAATGATACAGAAGCCATAAGGGAGCTTTATGTGACAGTACTGGCAACCTTTTTTACAAGTGCCATATATATTTCAGGTATTTATATCGCTTTATTTATTTTAGATGCCAAGCTTGCTGCAATCTGTTTAATCCTGCTCCCGATTTTATATGTATGGGCGATTGTGTACCGTAAGTATGCATCGAAATACAACCATGTAATCCGTTCCAGGGTGAGTGATATCAATGGCATGGTTAACGAATCTATTCAGGGAATGAACATTATCCAGGCGTTTGGCCGCGAAAAAGATACACAAAAGGATTTTGAAAAGCTGAATACAGAGCATTTTACTTTCCAGAATAAACTTTTAAGCCTGAATTCCCTGACCTCACATAATTTAGTGGGGGTGCTGAGAAATGTGGTCTTTGTTGCCTTTATCTGGTATTTCGGGGGAGAATCGCTACATGCATCATCTGTCATTTCACTCGGAATGCTTTATGCATTTGTAGACTACATTAACCGCCTGTTTCAGCCGGTGCAAGGCATTGTTAATCAATTGGCCAATCTTGAGCAGGCACTTGTTGCCGGTGAAAGAGTCTTCAAATTGCTTGATGAAAAGGGCATTGATATTAGTGATAATAACATATCCCGCTATAAAGGGGATGTTACATTCGATCATGTGCACTTTGGCTATAAAGAGAAGGAATATGTGCTGAAGGATCTAAATTTTGAAGCAAAACACGGAGAGACAGTTGCGCTGGTAGGCCATACCGGATCAGGTAAAAGTTCAATCATGAATCTTCTCTTCCGTTTTTATGATTGCCAGGAAGGCAAAATTATGATTGATGGAATGGATATAAAACAGATTCCAAGGCAGGAGCTCCGCAAACATATGGGCATCGTCCTGCAGGATCCTTTTTTGTTCACAGGGACCATTGCTTCCAATGTCAGTCTTGATGACCCTGAAATAACGCGTGACAAAGTGGAGAAGGCTCTGAGGGATGTCGGAGCAGATAAGATTTTTCAGCATCTTGAAAAAGGTTTTGATGAGCCGGTTATCGAGAAGGGAAGTACGCTCTCCAGCGGGCAGAGGCAGCTCATTTCCTTTGCGCGCGCCCTTGCTTTTGACCCGGCCATCCTGATACTCGATGAAGCAACATCAAGCATTGATACTGAGACAGAATTGATTATCCAGGAAGCCATGGATGTGCTGAAAAAAGGAAGAACCACTTTTATTATCGCCCATCGGCTGTCGACAATCCGAAATGCTGATCAAATCCTCGTTCTAGATAGAGGCAAAATAGTTGAAAAAGGAAACCATGATGAATTAATGGAGCAAAAGGGTAAATATTATCAAATGTATCAGCTCCAGCAAGGATCAACACTTGCAGGATAG
- the fumC gene encoding class II fumarate hydratase produces MADFRIEKDTLGEVKVPADKYWGAQTQRSKDNFKIGIEKMPMEVIYAFAKVKRSAAVVNNKLGKLSDDKKDAISLACDEVLDHKFDSHFPLAVWQTGSGTQSNMNVNEVVAKKANELLAKKGLQEIKVHPNDDVNMSQSSNDTFPTAMHIAAYTEVEKKLLPSLKDLIKTVKLKEAAFKTIVKIGRTHLQDATPLTLGQEISGWRAMLEKNEKMLTDAKQYLLDLAIGGTAVGTGINADKSFGSEMANEISRLTGYSFRSSENKFQALTSHNEIVHVHGTLKGLAADLMKIANDVRWLSSGPRSGIGELSIPANEPGSSIMPGKVNPTQSEALTMVVCQVFGNDASIGFAASQGNFELNVFKPVIIYNLLQSIRILADGMASFNENCMRGLEANNEVINGHVERSLMLVTALNPHIGYEKAAEIAKLAFRENTTLKEAALKTGYITEEQYENWVVPEKMF; encoded by the coding sequence TTGGCTGATTTCAGAATTGAAAAGGATACACTTGGCGAAGTGAAGGTGCCTGCGGATAAATATTGGGGAGCCCAGACGCAGCGGAGCAAGGATAATTTCAAAATCGGCATTGAAAAAATGCCGATGGAAGTGATTTATGCTTTTGCTAAGGTAAAGCGTTCAGCTGCAGTGGTCAATAATAAACTTGGGAAACTGTCTGATGACAAAAAGGATGCCATCTCACTGGCCTGTGATGAAGTTCTTGATCATAAGTTTGACAGTCATTTTCCGCTGGCTGTCTGGCAGACAGGGAGTGGCACACAATCAAATATGAATGTAAATGAGGTTGTCGCGAAAAAGGCAAATGAATTGCTGGCCAAGAAGGGTTTGCAAGAAATTAAAGTTCATCCGAATGATGATGTCAATATGTCTCAAAGCTCGAATGATACATTTCCGACTGCCATGCATATCGCAGCCTATACCGAGGTGGAGAAAAAACTGCTTCCATCGTTAAAGGACTTAATAAAGACGGTCAAATTGAAAGAGGCGGCCTTTAAGACAATCGTGAAAATAGGCAGGACCCATTTACAGGATGCAACTCCCCTTACATTGGGCCAGGAGATCAGCGGCTGGCGTGCCATGCTTGAAAAGAATGAAAAAATGCTGACGGATGCAAAGCAATATTTGCTTGACTTAGCCATTGGAGGTACAGCAGTCGGTACAGGCATTAATGCAGATAAGTCATTTGGATCTGAAATGGCAAACGAAATATCCAGACTTACAGGCTATTCATTCCGATCTTCTGAAAATAAATTTCAGGCCCTGACCAGCCATAATGAAATTGTCCATGTTCATGGCACATTGAAGGGGCTTGCGGCCGATTTAATGAAAATTGCCAATGATGTCCGCTGGCTCTCAAGCGGGCCGCGCAGCGGAATTGGGGAATTATCGATACCTGCAAATGAACCTGGCAGTTCAATCATGCCAGGCAAAGTAAATCCGACACAGAGTGAAGCCCTTACGATGGTGGTTTGCCAGGTCTTTGGTAATGATGCCTCGATTGGATTCGCTGCCAGTCAAGGGAATTTCGAATTGAATGTGTTCAAGCCTGTTATTATCTATAATCTTCTTCAAAGCATCAGAATCCTAGCAGATGGAATGGCCTCTTTCAATGAAAATTGCATGAGGGGACTGGAAGCTAATAATGAAGTGATTAATGGCCATGTTGAGAGGTCACTAATGCTTGTAACAGCACTTAATCCGCATATTGGCTATGAAAAAGCAGCGGAAATAGCAAAACTCGCATTCAGGGAGAATACAACTTTGAAAGAAGCAGCATTAAAAACAGGCTATATTACTGAGGAACAATATGAGAATTGGGTTGTACCCGAAAAAATGTTCTAA
- a CDS encoding alpha/beta-type small acid-soluble spore protein, translating to MNNQSSSRSNSSNQLLVPGVAQALDQMKYEIATEFGVNLGAETTSRANGSVGGEITKRLVQMAEQQLGGGSF from the coding sequence ATGAACAACCAATCATCTAGCAGAAGCAATTCCTCAAACCAATTACTAGTACCAGGAGTAGCACAAGCACTTGATCAAATGAAGTACGAAATCGCTACTGAATTTGGTGTAAACCTTGGTGCAGAAACAACTTCCCGCGCTAACGGATCTGTTGGCGGAGAAATCACAAAACGCCTTGTACAAATGGCTGAACAACAGCTTGGTGGCGGTTCTTTCTAA
- a CDS encoding ABC transporter ATP-binding protein has translation MAELKLDNIYKIYDNKVTAVEDFNLHIKDKEFIVFVGPSGCGKSTTLRMIAGLEEISKGDFYIDEKRVNDVPPKDRDIAMVFQNYALYPHMSVYDNMAFGLKLRKFPKDEIDRRVKEAAKILGLEPYLDRKPKALSGGQRQRVALGRAIVRDAKVFLMDEPLSNLDAKLRVQMRAEIAKLHQRLQTTTIYVTHDQTEAMTMATRLVVMKDGVIQQVGAPKEVYEKPENVFVGGFIGSPAMNFFNGKLEDGKFVIGKTQIAVPEGKMKVLREQGYTGKDIVLGIRPEDIHDEPVFIDASAGSKINARIDVSELTGAETMIYSSVEGQDFVARVDSRTDIKPGQNLELAFDMNKAHFFDADNERRIRSEKE, from the coding sequence ATGGCAGAATTAAAACTCGATAATATTTATAAAATTTATGACAATAAAGTAACAGCAGTAGAAGATTTTAACCTTCATATAAAGGATAAAGAATTTATCGTATTTGTCGGTCCTTCCGGCTGCGGTAAATCCACAACTCTCCGTATGATTGCAGGCCTTGAGGAAATTTCAAAAGGCGACTTCTATATCGACGAAAAGCGTGTCAACGATGTCCCTCCAAAAGATCGTGATATTGCAATGGTTTTCCAGAACTATGCACTTTATCCGCATATGTCTGTGTACGATAACATGGCTTTCGGCCTTAAGCTTCGTAAATTTCCAAAAGACGAAATCGACCGCCGTGTAAAGGAAGCAGCTAAAATTCTTGGTCTGGAGCCTTATCTTGACCGCAAACCGAAAGCATTGTCAGGCGGTCAGCGACAGCGTGTAGCCTTGGGCCGTGCGATTGTCCGTGATGCAAAGGTATTCCTGATGGACGAACCTTTATCAAACCTTGATGCAAAGCTTCGTGTTCAAATGCGTGCAGAAATTGCCAAACTTCATCAGCGCCTTCAAACTACAACCATCTATGTAACCCATGATCAGACAGAGGCCATGACAATGGCTACCCGCCTGGTTGTTATGAAAGATGGAGTGATTCAGCAGGTAGGCGCACCGAAAGAAGTTTATGAGAAGCCTGAAAACGTATTTGTAGGCGGATTTATTGGTTCACCAGCCATGAACTTCTTTAACGGAAAGCTTGAAGACGGCAAATTTGTCATTGGCAAAACTCAGATTGCTGTCCCAGAGGGTAAAATGAAAGTTCTTCGTGAACAAGGGTATACAGGCAAAGACATCGTCCTTGGCATTCGCCCAGAAGACATTCACGATGAGCCAGTATTTATTGATGCTTCTGCCGGTTCAAAAATTAATGCCCGCATTGACGTTTCCGAACTGACAGGTGCTGAAACAATGATTTACTCAAGCGTCGAAGGCCAGGATTTTGTTGCACGCGTGGATTCCCGCACAGATATTAAGCCTGGCCAAAACCTTGAGCTGGCTTTCGATATGAACAAAGCACATTTCTTTGATGCAGACAATGAAAGAAGAATCCGTTCTGAAAAAGAATAA
- a CDS encoding PucR family transcriptional regulator — MLKKLHDQYPGSLLENERPDFSCYSDMYWLHHEDSGQWLGIPSQEVSADSLMVLKTLFEFHDCSIHHAPAAQAWFQYLFSNGEFPSLAKDVPYRLVQFKMSEGEWIREDMEAAFKGFFEKDIMILWNGPARGVIVEEANDPLAEEEFLAISNAFESDFFVKTSFYIGIPNRLEAHLRNYFKEEQRFFEQASSLLPAERVLKFETLFPSLVTGSLDENLKMSLLSRLTLLEEDPELLHTIKVFLQNSSNVSLTAKKLYLHRNTLQYRLDRFTEKTGIQLKDFNSALTVYLACLLVEHK, encoded by the coding sequence ATGTTAAAAAAATTACATGACCAATATCCGGGCTCTCTGCTTGAAAATGAAAGACCTGATTTTAGCTGTTATTCTGATATGTACTGGCTTCATCATGAGGATTCGGGCCAATGGCTTGGCATCCCATCTCAAGAGGTATCTGCAGACAGTCTGATGGTCTTAAAAACTTTATTTGAATTCCATGACTGCTCCATTCACCATGCCCCCGCTGCGCAAGCCTGGTTTCAATACCTATTTTCAAATGGGGAATTTCCATCATTAGCAAAAGATGTTCCGTACAGGCTTGTTCAATTTAAGATGTCTGAGGGCGAATGGATCCGCGAGGATATGGAAGCTGCTTTTAAAGGCTTTTTTGAAAAGGACATTATGATCTTATGGAACGGGCCAGCTAGAGGAGTCATTGTTGAGGAAGCTAACGACCCTCTTGCCGAAGAAGAATTCCTTGCTATTTCCAACGCTTTTGAAAGTGATTTTTTTGTAAAAACATCCTTTTACATTGGCATTCCGAATAGGCTGGAGGCACATTTGCGCAATTATTTTAAAGAAGAACAGCGTTTTTTTGAGCAAGCCTCCTCCTTGCTTCCAGCCGAAAGGGTGCTGAAATTTGAAACGCTATTTCCCTCCCTTGTCACCGGGAGTCTGGATGAGAATTTAAAAATGAGCCTGCTTTCACGCCTTACTTTACTGGAAGAAGACCCAGAACTCCTGCACACCATAAAGGTTTTTTTACAGAACAGCTCCAACGTTTCATTAACGGCAAAAAAATTGTATCTCCACCGCAATACTCTGCAATACAGACTGGATAGGTTCACAGAGAAAACCGGCATTCAATTAAAAGATTTCAACAGTGCGCTGACTGTTTATTTAGCTTGTTTGCTGGTTGAACATAAATGA
- a CDS encoding metal-sensitive transcriptional regulator: MEYTPEMKNRLKRLEGQVRGVIRMMEEEKHCKDVVTQLSAVRSAVDRAMGYIVAKNLETCIREANDEGKNAENAIQEAVNMIVKSR, from the coding sequence ATGGAATATACACCGGAAATGAAAAACCGCTTGAAGAGGCTGGAAGGCCAGGTGCGGGGTGTTATCCGAATGATGGAAGAAGAAAAACACTGCAAGGATGTTGTAACACAATTATCTGCTGTCCGTTCTGCAGTTGACCGTGCAATGGGATATATTGTAGCTAAAAATCTGGAGACATGTATTCGGGAAGCTAATGACGAAGGCAAAAATGCGGAGAATGCAATCCAGGAAGCAGTGAATATGATTGTGAAAAGCAGATGA
- a CDS encoding YheE family protein, whose amino-acid sequence MLTHFQFKPLYENKQLPGWTFSFYFKKQKMTGIYHPDGKIEWTSGDPAAQEEDLKSQIHELMLFHVYE is encoded by the coding sequence ATGCTGACACACTTTCAATTCAAACCTTTATATGAAAATAAACAATTGCCGGGATGGACATTTTCTTTTTACTTTAAAAAGCAAAAAATGACTGGCATCTATCATCCTGACGGTAAAATTGAATGGACATCCGGAGACCCTGCTGCCCAGGAGGAAGACTTAAAATCCCAAATCCATGAATTAATGTTATTTCATGTGTATGAATGA
- a CDS encoding YheC/YheD family protein → MKIYYDWASRKWFSSTSCTLGRDPHPLSTISPQAELNSISFSLTMQNDNAGPVIGILTGKGKDQSIAGNGPLFKALQKNILQQNGVSFVFTAEDLKENSVNGYIYFPQQDKWIEARCPLPHLVYNRVPFRKLEKKEAFHKASRFFKEHNIPFFNPGFLDKFEVFQLLMDYPPLQEYIPETILVSGPKELKDFIRKYNNVYLKPANGSKGKGIYHLSQLGKGIRLNGLHDSFSYADYDNFWNQWDILLTNKPYLAQKAISPARKEGKRFDFRILAHFSEGKYSVTGIGIRQSKEQDITTHIPNGGVMIPYESVRTKEHDAFIHTAAAEAGKLLEKKKGFYGEYSIDAGLTDQGTYVIYEINSKPMSFDEVWIEEKRIEELTRLFFSLAGF, encoded by the coding sequence ATGAAGATTTATTATGACTGGGCCAGCAGGAAATGGTTCAGCAGCACCAGCTGTACCCTGGGAAGGGATCCGCATCCTTTAAGCACCATAAGCCCGCAGGCGGAACTAAATTCGATTTCCTTTTCATTGACAATGCAAAACGATAATGCAGGACCGGTGATAGGCATTCTGACCGGAAAAGGAAAGGACCAGTCTATCGCCGGCAATGGCCCCTTATTTAAGGCACTGCAGAAAAACATACTTCAGCAAAATGGCGTTTCCTTTGTATTTACGGCAGAAGACCTGAAGGAGAATTCCGTGAACGGCTATATTTATTTTCCCCAGCAGGATAAATGGATTGAGGCAAGATGCCCTCTTCCGCATCTTGTCTACAACAGGGTGCCTTTCCGGAAACTTGAAAAAAAAGAAGCCTTTCATAAAGCGAGCCGTTTTTTTAAGGAGCATAATATTCCATTTTTCAACCCGGGATTTCTGGACAAATTCGAAGTTTTCCAGCTATTAATGGACTATCCGCCCTTGCAGGAGTATATTCCTGAAACCATTCTTGTCTCCGGTCCAAAAGAGCTTAAGGATTTTATCCGCAAATATAATAATGTCTACTTAAAGCCAGCAAACGGCTCCAAAGGCAAGGGGATATACCATTTAAGCCAGCTGGGAAAGGGAATACGATTGAACGGTCTGCACGATTCTTTCAGTTACGCTGATTATGATAATTTCTGGAACCAATGGGATATTCTCCTGACGAATAAACCTTATTTGGCACAGAAAGCGATCAGCCCTGCCAGAAAGGAAGGCAAGAGATTTGATTTTAGAATTCTAGCCCATTTCAGCGAAGGGAAATATTCTGTTACAGGGATTGGCATCAGGCAGTCTAAGGAACAGGATATTACAACACATATACCGAATGGCGGGGTAATGATTCCATATGAAAGTGTCCGTACGAAAGAACATGATGCGTTTATTCATACAGCAGCAGCGGAGGCAGGAAAGCTCCTTGAGAAGAAGAAAGGTTTTTATGGAGAATACTCTATTGATGCAGGATTAACTGACCAGGGCACTTATGTGATTTATGAAATAAATTCCAAACCGATGAGTTTTGATGAAGTTTGGATAGAAGAAAAAAGAATTGAAGAACTGACCCGCTTATTTTTCTCGCTGGCGGGGTTCTAG
- a CDS encoding YheC/YheD family protein — protein sequence MRKQYQIEISDSASKTVYIPNELNLHTHLTKLAFGTHSADAAFLLQKTKKNSIIISKCVADALHFPDLKIPLHAFANKGTLYLGPLVGIFTSGFTSFPLRPVGDRTLFFAKLLSVKKTVGAIPYLFGDQHINWEQGTIRGLFYHEEGWETFEVPFPNVVYDRLPNRKSERRIELKEVRDRLQKDYLIPWYNPGFFNKLDVYERLQNDDDISHYLPETHPFSSFSVIERMLADYGHVFLKPINGSLGLGIHQIIYDKKDGHYYCRYRVRDDNRLRKFNSLENLMGNVFAGRSLSRMLVQQGIHLLRHEQRTIDFRIHTNKDENGEWKVTAAAAKMAGPGSVTTHVKSGGEIKTLEEVFESEAEKAAAVEKLSEAALKISKALERNMEGIIGEIGFDFGLDRNGHVWLFEANSKPGRSIFKHPQLREFDFLTRKLSLSFAVFLAEASIMKPQEIFR from the coding sequence ATGAGAAAACAATATCAAATTGAAATTTCCGATTCAGCCTCCAAAACAGTTTATATTCCGAATGAGCTTAACCTTCATACTCATTTGACGAAACTGGCCTTTGGCACACATTCTGCAGATGCCGCTTTCTTACTTCAGAAAACAAAGAAAAACTCCATCATTATAAGTAAATGTGTGGCAGATGCACTGCATTTCCCTGACCTTAAGATTCCTCTGCATGCATTTGCCAATAAGGGGACACTGTACCTCGGCCCGCTCGTAGGAATCTTCACATCAGGATTCACCTCCTTTCCTTTGAGGCCAGTCGGGGATCGGACCTTGTTTTTTGCCAAACTGCTTTCAGTCAAAAAAACGGTTGGAGCAATTCCGTATTTGTTCGGTGACCAGCATATCAACTGGGAACAAGGAACAATCAGGGGGCTTTTTTATCATGAGGAAGGATGGGAAACCTTTGAAGTGCCTTTTCCGAATGTCGTATATGATCGGCTTCCCAATCGAAAAAGTGAAAGAAGGATCGAACTTAAAGAAGTTCGTGACCGTCTGCAGAAAGACTATTTAATTCCTTGGTATAATCCTGGTTTCTTTAATAAATTGGATGTTTATGAAAGACTGCAGAACGATGATGATATTAGTCACTACTTGCCGGAAACCCACCCTTTTTCTTCATTTTCTGTAATTGAAAGAATGCTGGCTGATTATGGCCATGTTTTCCTAAAACCGATTAATGGAAGCCTGGGGCTTGGTATTCATCAAATTATTTATGATAAAAAGGATGGTCATTATTATTGCCGATATAGAGTGCGGGATGACAACCGGCTGAGAAAGTTTAACAGCCTGGAAAATTTGATGGGGAATGTTTTTGCAGGACGGAGTTTAAGCCGGATGCTTGTTCAGCAGGGAATCCATTTGCTCCGTCATGAACAGAGGACGATTGATTTCAGGATTCATACGAATAAAGATGAGAATGGGGAATGGAAAGTAACAGCTGCAGCCGCAAAAATGGCGGGACCTGGCAGTGTTACAACCCATGTTAAAAGCGGCGGTGAAATCAAAACCCTGGAAGAAGTGTTTGAATCGGAGGCTGAAAAAGCAGCAGCAGTGGAAAAGTTGAGTGAGGCGGCACTAAAAATCAGCAAGGCTCTAGAACGAAACATGGAAGGAATTATCGGTGAAATCGGCTTTGACTTTGGATTGGACCGAAATGGCCATGTATGGCTTTTCGAAGCAAACTCCAAGCCTGGCAGATCTATATTTAAACACCCTCAGCTCCGTGAGTTCGATTTTCTTACCCGCAAGCTTTCGCTTTCATTTGCCGTCTTCCTTGCCGAAGCATCCATTATGAAACCTCAGGAAATATTCAGATGA
- a CDS encoding YheC/YheD family protein, producing the protein MLSFGIMTLNKRSEQSYFMELAKRANECNINCCRFVPSDINPITERITGDFYNPASGGWEPAEFTVPEILYDRCFYGNDSHSKQCMSIVNWLKARSDIQFLGYGLPNKLELYEILSCTNISPYLLKTTPFTGADRFIGSLLPDHPLILKPASGSQGHGIYYIEKTGKNILVKTDKKNAQVTRSFESAEKAAGWLNNLTTKRQYLFQPYVNLSNKEEQPFDIRILLQKDRNGTWKELGRGIRTGRNGSIVSNLSTGGSNISFEDWITEYPSSLRSFLCDELNDIIDTLPAALERKLPPLFEMGIDIGVENNGSIWILDINSKPGRKTILNSQPEKKEELYTAPLHYAKFLAAKKELERRMNHEKTISN; encoded by the coding sequence ATGCTTTCATTCGGAATCATGACATTGAATAAACGGAGTGAACAGTCATATTTTATGGAATTGGCCAAAAGAGCTAATGAATGTAATATTAACTGCTGCCGGTTTGTGCCTTCAGATATCAATCCTATTACAGAAAGAATTACAGGTGATTTCTATAACCCTGCTTCAGGCGGATGGGAGCCAGCAGAATTTACAGTGCCTGAAATCCTTTATGACCGCTGTTTTTACGGAAATGATTCCCACTCAAAACAATGCATGTCCATCGTGAATTGGCTCAAGGCAAGAAGTGACATCCAATTCCTTGGCTATGGCTTGCCTAATAAGCTCGAATTATATGAAATCCTGTCCTGCACAAACATTTCACCCTATTTGCTAAAAACAACACCCTTTACTGGCGCTGACAGGTTCATAGGCAGCCTCCTGCCTGATCATCCCCTCATCTTAAAACCCGCAAGCGGCTCACAGGGGCACGGAATCTATTATATTGAGAAAACAGGCAAAAACATTCTTGTTAAAACAGATAAAAAGAATGCTCAGGTTACCCGCAGCTTTGAAAGCGCTGAAAAGGCAGCGGGCTGGCTTAATAACTTGACCACGAAACGGCAGTACCTCTTCCAGCCATATGTGAATCTATCGAACAAGGAAGAACAGCCCTTTGATATAAGAATTTTGCTTCAAAAGGACAGGAATGGCACCTGGAAGGAGCTTGGCCGGGGCATTCGGACGGGCAGAAATGGCAGTATCGTCTCCAATTTAAGCACTGGCGGCAGCAACATTTCTTTTGAGGACTGGATTACTGAATACCCATCTTCATTGAGGAGTTTTCTTTGCGATGAGCTTAATGACATTATCGATACACTTCCCGCTGCGCTTGAACGAAAGCTTCCTCCGCTATTTGAAATGGGAATCGATATAGGAGTGGAAAACAACGGCTCCATTTGGATTTTGGACATCAACTCAAAACCTGGCAGAAAAACCATCCTAAACAGCCAGCCTGAAAAGAAGGAAGAATTATATACTGCTCCCCTTCACTATGCCAAATTCCTGGCAGCCAAAAAGGAATTGGAAAGGAGAATGAATCATGAGAAAACAATATCAAATTGA